From the genome of Jaculus jaculus isolate mJacJac1 chromosome 17, mJacJac1.mat.Y.cur, whole genome shotgun sequence:
GTGTCCAGTAACATGATGTCATACTTGTCAAGATCTTCTTGGCCAAAGAACATCACTTCCGTGAGGACCAGGCAGCCCTTGTGGCTGGAGCACTCAAACAGTCGTGGCTGGATGCTAGACACCTCCTCCGGGAGCCTGGCCAGCAGAAGGGGTGAAGCCCAGGTGACCCCACCACCTCAGGCAGCTTGTCAGTGTAGGAGGCCTGGGCTCTCTTCTGAGCTCCATACAATCCAGGGTACCCCCCTGCTGGCTACTCCCCACAGCATCTGCTTCCCTCTAGGTCAGGGTCCCCCCTTTCAATGGCAAAAGTAAATCTGATGACTTCCCTAGCCTAGCCAGCTGCCTCATGAATTTCCCAGAGAAATCAATTAGGGACAGAGACTGCTGACCACTGGGGAAGCATGGAAGGAAGCTAGGCCAATCTTACTGAGCTCAGGTGCCCCATGGACACACCAAGGACAGCTGAGGGCTCAGCTTCCTCCTCTCTTGAGTCTCCACTCTGCCTACACATTCCCGGTCCACACATATCTTGGGACTGGGAGACTGATCAATCCCTTTGCTCTGGACAACGGCAATGCACAGTGGATTCTACCAGCAGAGGGCGCCATTGCTTCCCTGTTCACCCTGGCATTTTATGAACCAAGTGACTTGGAGGCTGGCTGGTGACTCAAGGGTGGGCTTGGGTCCTAAGCCCCTAGGAAGAGGGACCTTCAGGTCCTCAGTTCTAGTCTTATAtctccagccactcatgtaaTCTTTCATTAGCCATCCaccttctctgggcctcagttcctTCTCCAGATGAGAATATTCTCTTCtctggttagagagatggcttagaggttaaggcacttgcctgagaagcttaaggacccaggtttggttccccagaacccacgtaagcctgatgcacaaggtgtcacacgcttctggagtttgttcgcagtggttagaggccttggcgcacccattctctccccctcccctttcattgtctctgtcaaataaataaatattttaaataaacatgttACCTGTTGTTGCTGGGATAGGGGGCCCGGCCTCCGAGGGCCTCCCAGAAATGGGGAGGCTCCTGACCCTCCAGCACCGTTTCTTTGTTGTTCTCTGAGAGGGCAGTGACCACCTTCCGTGCCATCTCACGCTGGTCCCCGTTACAGCCCTGGCAAGCAGAGTTGAGTGAAGCCTTCCAAGGGGCAGGTTTTCACCTCAGGCCCAATGTCCCACCTGCGGTGACCTGTGAAAAGCTGGATCCAAGCCAAGGGGGGCCCAAGCTGAAGGCAAGGCTCCTGTGAACAAgagctctcccttcccccacaggcctcagtttccccaactgTTCTGGGTCACAGGGTCTGAGACCCTTTCTAGGCTCCGGCTTGAGACTCATTCGCAGTTTATGCCAAAGACCAGAGAAAACTCCAGCAAACTAGACTAGCTTCCCTCTTTCTCAGAGAGACTTGAGGAGACGTCCCTGctcaggaggaggggaggaagcctgggccatgcctggctctgacacaaggacttccagcctctgtctGTTAGGAACTGCCTCCAGGCTCCACCATGGACACAAGCCCTTTGTACCACACCCCAGCCTCACTCTTTTTGCCTATGTCTGGATAGACGTAAAGTCTGAATTGTCCAGGAAGGAGACCCATCTCTGACCTACCCCCACTGTCCCTGGGAGCAACTCATTGGTACCTTCCCAAACCAGACGTAGCAGATGTCGGCTGTGACCAGAAAGAAGGTACCACTGGAGTTGAGGGAAGAGGCACGGGCTGGCACCTCCATGGTCCTGGTATTGTGGGCGTCGGTGCCTTGCACGTGCAACAGCCTTGTGCCAGATGCCGGCTGCCCCGTCCCCCTGTCTCCATTGTTCCCCTAGAAGAAGACTGGACCTCAGGCCAAGGCAAAGGCCCCTGGGAGCCACCTCCCTGCCCAAGTGGTCGAAATAAAACTACCTGAGGACTTGGACCACCCTTGACCCCTGTGTGACCCCACAGGCAAGACCCTGgctctcttttatattttatttatttatttgtgagagagaaaaggcagatcaagaaagagagagagagagagagagagagagagagagagagattgagaagggccttcagccactgcaaacgaactccagacacatgctccaccttgagcatctgtgttacatgggtactagggaattgaacctgggtccttaggcttcgcagacaagcgccttaaccactaagccatccccctggCTCTCTTTTGATTCAGCTTCCACATCTGTGCTCTTGCTTTGTGCCTTGCTCTGGGGGTCAGGGAAGACactcaggtgtgtgtgggggggggagtgtcACTCCAGAAACCAGTGGCTAGCAAGCTGGGCCCCAGGGCTAGGAGAAGGGGCTCGGCGAGCATGTGCAAGGGCTAGGAGTGTATAGAGGACCCAGAACCCTGTGGGCGTTATGGTCTCAATCTCAAATGTCTCCCACAGGAACTGGGGAGGCAGCTTGGCTAAAAGGCAGGTGCTTGAAAGGTCTCCCACTgaaacacttggtctccagctataTTAGGAGGTAGTGGAAGcgtcagcctggctggaggaatggaTTTGAGGTGATACCTGAGGTCTTCCAGTCTGCCATGAGGTGAGGAACCTTTGCTATCGAGTCAGCAGAGCCAAGGATGGTGGACTGAGACttttgaaactgtgagctaaaataaatttttcctcCCTTAATGGCATATGTCCGAtattgtgtgcgtgcatgtgtgtgcaggtgtgtctatgtgtatgtaCAGGCATGCTCATGTGTTTACATGtgggtgggtgtatgtgtgtttgtgggtgcacatgttcatgtatgcacatgtaaagGGCAAAGAACAAGCTTGTATGTTGTTCCTCAGGCACATTCACctttaaaaaaagctttatttgagaggaagaggcagatagatgagagagagagagtgagtgtgagaagagaatgggcgcgccagggtctccagccactgcaaaagaactccagacacatgtgcccccttgtgcatctgactatgtgagtactggggaatggaaccccaggtcctcaggctttgcaggcaagtgccttaactgccaagcaatctttctagctccccccaccccacgcaCACCAATAtccatcttctctttttctttcttcctctctctcttttttttttggggggggggaggtatggtctcactctagctcaggctgacctggaattcactctgtagtctcagggtggtctcgaactcacggcgactctcctacctctgcctcccgagtgcggggattaaaggtgtgcgccaccatggccggcaacattcaccttttctgagacagggtctctgcctgaacctagagctcaccaatttggccagaaaagccagccagcaagccctggagagcttcctgtctccatctctctagtgctgggTTGACAGGTGTGTGATGCCCTGCCTAGCTAGCTTCTCAGATATGctagggatccgaactcaggtcttcatgcttagtggcaagtattttacccacaccgccacctccccagccaataaactttttcttttttttacatgggttttggggacaTGCTTGTGAAGCACACGTTTTACTAACTGAACTATCACTCTGGCCCTTACGCCAGCTATCCTGTCACAGCAATGGAAAGTCTCACACAGTGGGGCCTACCTGGAAGACCACCAACTGCCCCTGGAAGATAGCAAGGAAATGTGGGGGCTCTCTGCCCATGGTCACATGCACCAGTGCCAGTGCTCCCTGGTACATGACGTCCAGCTCCTCGGCATTGCAGTTCAAGGCCTTGGTCTCATCTTTGGTCATCTGGTGGCcctgtgggaggggaggaggcagTGACGGCCTGGTGCAACATTCATATCCCCTTCTCAGATTCCGGTTCTTGGAATTGAAGGTAAgtgcccccgccccgccccgcaggATGACACACCTGCCATAGGTACAGGATGGACTGGACACGACCCAGTTTGTGGTACGTGTAGAGGACAAGATAGCCATTGGCCGAGTACAGATGTCCGTGATGCTTGGGGTCCACAGGCTGCCTGCGTAAGTCCTGGATACACCATACCTGAGGAGCAGGGGGTTCCAGTGGGGACAGGTGATTCTCCGCCTGCACCACCCTGCCCACCTGCACCCAGTCAGGAAGTTCTCTTTGGGAACACTGCAAGAGAGGTGGAGGTGTAATGTCGCATATGCGCAACCAGGGAGCGaacacatctgcagtttgctccagatggctgaaggccctggtgcgcccattcattctctctctgtctctcaaaataaataataaaaaaatacattatatacatgtataaaaactgtcaataaaaagtttttaaaaatatttttatttgaagctgggtgtggtggcgcatgcccttaatctcagcacttgggaggcagaggtaggaggatcactgtgagttcaaggccaccctgagactacatagtgaattccaggtcagcctggattagagtgaaaccctacctcaagaaacaaacaaacaaaagtatttgagagagagagtgagcgagagagaaggagagagatggagggagggcaggcGGGCCAGCAAGAGCACAAGTGAGCActggcgcaccaggacctcctgccgctgcaagtgagctccagatgcttgtgccactttgtgcattggctttatgtgggtactggggaatcaaacccaggactttagACTGCCAGCAAGCATTTCTGTTTCTCCAACCCAATaagacattttttgtttatttttatttatttatttgagagcaacagacagagagaaagaggcagatatatatagatagagagggaaagggcactccagggcttccagccactgcaaacgaattccagacgcatgcgcccgcccccttgtgcatctggctaacgtgggtcctggggaatcgagccttgaaccgggctccttaggcttcacaggcaagtgcttaaccgctaagccatttctccagcccccaacaaaacattttttaaagggctagagagaggtgGCTCGGAGGTTAAGAGCACTCCTgcgtaagcatgagggcccaagagactgcctgagtttcacccccagaacccatgcagcCCCTGGGGGTGGCTACATGCATCTGTGACTGCAGCCTCATAGGACAGCAGAGACTGAGAATGGCTGGAGTTCATGAAAAACacggcaagctccaggatcagatTGGTAAGAGGTTCTGGTTCAAAGAAGAACGGGTGGAAGAGCGATCGATGGAGCAGGCTGCTGCGGGCAAGTGCACGGCATTGGCAAGGGCATGGGGTGCTgcgtgggcacacacatgtgcacacactctcccacatgtgcatacatggcctatacacacatgggcacatacatgtgtctATACTCCCCCACGTATGTGCATACACATCCCCACACAGTGCATGGGCAGACACGTGTATACATGCTCCCACACacgcatgggcacacacatgtgcatacacacccacacatgcacccatgtgatgcacacctttaatcccagcacttgggaggcagaggtaggaggatcaccaggagtttaaggccaccttgaaactacggagtgaattccaggtcagcctgggctagcctacctcgaaaaaccaaaaataaataaataaaataaaataaaagggaagtctgacctggcgtggtggcacacacctttaatcccagcatttgggaggtagagataggatctcaatgagtttgaggccaccctgagactacataatgaattccaggtcagcctgggctacagtgagaccctacctcaaaaaaaattttttttaattaaaaaaaaaggtctgcTCAAAGGCTGAAAGGAAATTAGTTCCTCGAGTTTGTCAGTGTGGCTCTTTGTTCCTGTGGGAGCCACGCCTGAGCTTTAGAGCTCTGTAGACCCTGTTATGGGTAACAGCCGTGACTGCTCACCTGTTAGAGTGAACATATATGATCATCCTTCCTtggatgtgcgtgtgtgtgcactccTCATGTGTCCCTGGatcactttatttacttattttgttcaCACAGCTAGTATCAAGTagtcagggctggccttgaacttctgatcttcctgcttctcccGCCTGAGAGCTACGATTACCCGGTAGGCACCACCAACCGGGCTCCTGGCTCACTTTAGATAGTTTTATCCAACAGTTCTGGGGGCAGAGCCTATCCTTGCGTGCGAGTCTCCCCAGCTAGGACAGCGGCCCTCACCTCCACCTTCCCAGAGCCGTCATCCTCCATCCTCAGCCGCGCCGCTAGCTCGGGCTGGCTGTGCAGCTTGCCCACGTCCAGCTTTACCTGGAGCGATTGACCTGAAGGCGCACAGAGGGTCAGTGACCCCCGCCAGAACTTCCACGCCCTGGTCCACCTTTGGTGACGCCCCATCCTCCATCTAGCCAAGGTCTTGACCAGCCCGGTCCACTTCACCCTTCTCCCAGCCACCCTGTTCCTGCCAGGCCCCGCCCAccgcgcaggccccgcccctcccctgccctccgcTCTGCCTGCCCATGCATCCCACCTGCCAGACCCCGCCCAccgcgcaggccccgcccctcccctgccctccactcTGCCTGCTCATGCATCCCACCTGCCAGGCCCCGCCCAccgcgcaggccccgcccctcccctgccctccactcTGCCTGCTCATGCGTCCTACCTGCCAGGCCCCGCCCAccgcgcaggccccgcccctcccctgccctccactcTGCCTGCTCATGCGTCCTACCTGCCAGGCCCCGCCCAccgcgcaggccccgcccctcccctgccctccactcTGCCTGCTCATGCGTCCTACCTGCCAGGCCCCGCCCAccgcgcaggccccgcccctcccctgccctccactcTGCCTGCTCATGCATCCCACCTGCCAGCCCCGCCCAccgcgcaggccccgcccctcccctgccctccactcTGCCTGCTCATGCATCCCACCTGCCAGGCCCCGCCCAccgcgcaggccccgcccctcccctgccctccgcTCTGCCTGCCCATGCATCCCACCTGCCAGACCCCGCCCAccgcgcaggccccgcccctcccctgccctccactcTGCTGGCTCATGCATCCCACCTGCCAGGCCCCGCCCAccgcgcaggccccgcccctcccctgccctccactcTGCCTGCTCATGCATCCCACCTGCCAGGCCCCGCCCACCGCGCAGGCCCCGCCCACTCACCCATCCCTCGGTGCTTTCTGGGGTCCGGCTCCCGAGACCACGTTCGGAAGAGCTGCTGGAAGACGGCGGACTCCGCGCCTTCGTTCACCACCTCCACGTTGGTGTAGTTCGGGTATCCCTTGGCCTGAATGAAGCCCTGGGGCGAGGCTGTGTCGGGGTCCAGGTCtgcgccccgcccctcccccttcAGCTCTGAGCTGCGTCAGTGAACCGACCCGACTAGCGAGCGACCCGTTTGACACACTGTGTCACTAGGGACTTCTCGGAATTCCCTGAGTGCTAGCAAGGGACCCCTTCGTTCAGGCCTGGGGAGGGTTGACCATGATCACTCCCACAGATCCACAACCTCCCCGACCCTGCACCCCACCTCCAGGAGCAGGAGGCTCCCAGACCTCAAGGTGGGGCCCGCTTCCCCTTTATACACGTGGTGTCTTAGGTGTGTTCGAGGCTCCCCCACGGGCAGAGGTTCTCACTTTCCGACCCCAAGACAGGAGTCTCTCTTCTTGGAGATCCCAGGGAGTAAATGCTTTAGAGGaaaatcattttccttccttctacccCAGGCTGGGGCACCCCTTAACAGATTTCAGAGCAGGCTGCCTCCCCAGTCAAACCCCAGTGTGACTTCCCTCTCAGGGGCCCCAAGGCCTCACCATAGCCCTGCTGAAGGCAGCCTTTCTGTCCTGGGAACAGGACTTGCGTCCCTGCCATATGTAGACCTTGAAGCCACCCTGGTCTAGGAGGTAGCAGTCCTAGGAACAAGGGCGGGGGTGGCACGCAGACGGTCCAGACAGGGCTGAGGCTGTGCAGTGGGGGATGTTTGGGACCAACCAGGCCCTCCTTACCTCCTCCTCCAGGAGGTCCTGGGTCAGTGGCCCCGTTGCCAATTCCTGGATCACCAGATCCTTGCCCTTCTCGTAGACTCTGGGGAGAGGCATACAGGTGTGGACAGACAGACCCTCCAGGGGcctggcaccatcccatggcccTTTGAGCTGCTTCGGTTTCCCAGAGACTGAATGCGTGAGCTGTGGCTGTGATTCTATCCCAGCTTTGCTGGGGGGGCTGAGGCAGCTGCTTGACCCTCAGGGGGCGTCTGTCCCCACAACTGTACTACTGGACTTCTGAGCAGCGCTGGCTCCCCCACATCATGCACGGTTTCACGTGACCCACCCCAGAAACCcacgtgcttttttttttttttaccagaggCCTCGTAGAGCTGAGGTGTCATTGCAATAATGATAGAAAAGCAGTTATGGACTGTTCCACCCACCGCGCCGTCCTGGGGCTGTGCTCACCGGTAGAGACGGACATTGGTCTTCTGCCGCTGGCTAACTCTGTTGTCGGGCAAGGGAGCATGCAGGTTGCGCCCTCTGCAGCCCAGCACCGCCTCCATGGTGTGCATGAGCTCAGCATCTTCCCTCTCGTCGTCCACCACACCGATCTGGGCACGGCCCCCGCGCTCCCTGTCCCGGATCCTGCAAGTCAGGGTCAGTCCCTGCGGGAGAGGAGCAGATGGTCAGGGCTTCCGAGTGGGAAgtgccttctccctctcccccctcagcCCTGCTCCGTGCCCgtaggcaagggtaggaggaaggGCAAAGCTGGCGTTCCCAGGGCCACCACCAGTGGTGAGTCTGAACTCAGCTTATACTACTGGGTACCTCTTGGCAAGTCCATCTTGGGCACTTGGAACATCaccctcccccaacccctgcATGCCCAGTTCCGAGGGTAGACACCGACCCTCGACTTCTCAGAAATGCTGGTCTTGGACCCATTCCATTGGATCAGGACCTTGCCCAGGTCCAACAGGAAGATGTCACCCTTATTAAAGCTGGTCCAGGACAGCGCCACCTGCGGGAGTCAGGAGAGGCACAGAGGGCAGTGTCACACCACCAGCACCCAGctggaggagagaaaaggaagggtgtGATACTTGCAGGCATGAACCtcagtgtgcgtgcgtgcgtgtatgACAGCATCTGTGCAGGCATGTATCTATGTAACCACACGTGTCCCTCCACAGCTCATATATGACTGAGCATGACGCCTTTCACTAATGCCCGCCTGTAGCTGTTCATGTGTACAAGCTTGTACATGTGGGtacatgtttatttgtgtgtCCATGTGTTAGCATGTCGACAGCAGATGTGTGCCTATGTAGGGACAGTGTATAACTGTACATAAAGACAGTTATTGTTCCAAACAGGCTCATTTTGAGGGTAAAAGGGATATTCTGTAATTATGTTAGGTATGTTATATGGAAACCCCAGGCTACATGGTGTCTCCACATGACCAGGGGTTTGTTAGTGACAGTGCAGAACCTAGAGGAGGCTGTCCATGTGTCACAGGGCTGCTACATACTGCATGTGCAACCCAGGTGTCACTGGAGATGGCCCACCCGTGACTGTCCCTTGCATAGGAATCTGGCCAGGTGGCAGTGGAATGTCATGCCCGAATCAGACTGGGGTCATCTGTTAATTTCCAGGCAGATGGAAGTAGGGGCCCCTCTGCTCATTTGCACAAGGGCACTACACAGACCACAGGAGAGACAGTGTGGATGCACACGAGTGACGGTGACAATGCACGTGTGTGAGCGTGAGGCGGTGTGTGCCGCCCTCTCATTagacacacgcgccaccatgtgcatctggcttatgtgggtactggggaatcgaacctggacccttaggctttgcaggcaagcaccttaactgttaagcccgaTGAG
Proteins encoded in this window:
- the Vill gene encoding villin-like protein produces the protein MNPNQDLPAINQRRALHIWTIEMLPLPEKAYGNFFEEHCYIILHVPQSPKATWGRSSHLHYWIGKEASPEAQGAAVELVQRLQESLGDQTVQHREVQGHESDCFHGYFRPGVIYRKGGRASDLRRAEASVYNLQRLLHIRGRKHVTATEVALSWTSFNKGDIFLLDLGKVLIQWNGSKTSISEKSRGLTLTCRIRDRERGGRAQIGVVDDEREDAELMHTMEAVLGCRGRNLHAPLPDNRVSQRQKTNVRLYRVYEKGKDLVIQELATGPLTQDLLEEEDCYLLDQGGFKVYIWQGRKSCSQDRKAAFSRAMGFIQAKGYPNYTNVEVVNEGAESAVFQQLFRTWSREPDPRKHRGMGQSLQVKLDVGKLHSQPELAARLRMEDDGSGKVECSQRELPDWVQVGRVVQAENHLSPLEPPAPQVWCIQDLRRQPVDPKHHGHLYSANGYLVLYTYHKLGRVQSILYLWQGHQMTKDETKALNCNAEELDVMYQGALALVHVTMGREPPHFLAIFQGQLVVFQGNNGDRGTGQPASGTRLLHVQGTDAHNTRTMEVPARASSLNSSGTFFLVTADICYVWFGKGCNGDQREMARKVVTALSENNKETVLEGQEPPHFWEALGGRAPYPSNNRLPEEVSSIQPRLFECSSHKGCLVLTEVMFFGQEDLDKYDIMLLDTWKEIFLWLGEGAGERKEEALSWGCEYLKTHPAARSPATPIVLVKQSHEPAVFTGWFVTWDPYKWTNNQSYKEVVEGSLGPRSAISEMIVEVNNVKLSHWRRNSRVDPSALTSRRGSQDSPENELELGLGGGGRRDTVTNDSGCISSVASGSLPREQLMHQAVEDLPQGVDPTRKEFYLSDADFQEIFGKSKEEFYSLAKWKQQQEKKKLGFF